A single window of Myxocyprinus asiaticus isolate MX2 ecotype Aquarium Trade chromosome 34, UBuf_Myxa_2, whole genome shotgun sequence DNA harbors:
- the LOC127425606 gene encoding non-homologous end joining factor IFFO1-like — protein sequence MPDFEHFRFSHSRMNPVLGEHVYPFQQNQVTGLSDSASSGYWTDSVYGAPDPGLFLGEHTGDIGQDCVTGFDLGAFPSSGTSYLHLGNYLHRVSPPPPAATALRNDLGSNISVLKTLNLRFRCFLAKVHELERRNKVLEKQLQLALDDSNDRGECVRNNKPLTRDVGVQTGFVGLIPIRPDLISIQNANDSAYLSGGLLSPILNNTILPFESINKTTLENLNSSGLTDSNSNLTPNFPISPVSPIDPATKNISNVNGKYVNIGIGCTTNPPPRVHSGSIWSLSNTQRFSTGRESRVAGLGVSSWVPPPPPDGVGVQIDTITPEIRALYNVLAKVKRERNEYKRRWEEEYTMRMDLQEKVAELEEDLQESEVYQDELSLRVKQLKAELVLFKGLMSNNHSDLDSKIQEKAMKVDMDICRRIDITARLCDVAQQRNCEDMIQIFQQVATPPSTLTRHSRKPAPQTVRGNESDEPISISQSEESDNKEAELCGSSANQINEEMQRMLNQLRESEFEDDCDSLAWEETEETLLLWEDFPGCSFSIETQGEQEESIEKVIKDTESLFKSREKEYQDTIDQIELELATAKSDMNRHLHEYMEMCSMKRGLDVQMETCRRLITQSGDRKSPPLISVAVEEGENAERERKKETPAANSDCTEPYNDMQSNSAVLDQTWKKS from the exons ATGCCGGATTTTGAGCATTTCAGATTTTCTCACTCCAGAATGAATCCTGTATTGGGGGAGCATGTGTACCCGTTCCAGCAGAACCAGGTGACGGGCTTATCGGACTCTGCGTCCTCGGGCTATTGGACAGATTCTGTGTATGGCGCACCTGACCCAGGCCTTTTCTTGGGCGAACACACGGGAGATATCGGACAAGACTGCGTCACTGGATTTGACCTGGGTGCTTTTCCTTCTTCAGGTACATCGTATCTGCATTTGGGTAACTATTTGCACCGGGTGTCTCCACCACCTCCAGCCGCCACGGCCCTGCGTAACGACCTGGGCTCCAACATAAGCGTCCTCAAGACTCTGAATCTGCGCTTCCGCTGCTTTTTAGCCAAAGTGCATGAACTAGAACGCCGCAATAAAGTGTTGGAGAAGCAATTGCAACTAGCTTTAGATGACAGTAACGACCGTGGAGAGTGTGTGCGCAATAACAAGCCTTTAACTCGAGATGTTGGAGTTCAAACTGGCTTCGTTGGGTTAATTCCTATAAGGCCAGACCTGATATCGATTCAGAACGCAAATGACTCCGCATATCTGTCCGGAGGCTTGCTGTCACCTATATTGAATAACACCATCCTGCCTTTCGAGTCCATTAACAAAACAACCCTTGAAAACCTAAATTCCTCAGGTCTGACGGACTCCAATTCCAATCTCACCCCAAACTTCCCCATCAGTCCGGTATCACCTATTGACCCAGCAACAAAAAACATCAGTAATGTTAACGGCAAATATGTCAACATTGGGATTGGCTGTACCACCAACCCCCCACCTAGAGTTCATTCTGGGTCTATTTGGTCTTTGAGTAACACCCAGAGGTTCAGCACAGGGCGTGAGTCGCGCGTCGCGGGTCTAGGTGTGTCATCATGGGTGCCGCCGCCGCCTCCAGACGGGGTGGGTGTCCAAATCGACACCATCACTCCAGAGATTCGGGCTCTGTACAATGTGCTCGCCAAAGTGAAGAGGGAGAGAAACGAATACAAACGAAG ATGGGAAGAAGAATACACAATGAGGATGGATCTACAGGAAAAGGTTGCAGAGCTTGAAGAG GACCTACAGGAGAGTGAGGTGTATCAGGATGAGTTGTCTCTGAGGGTTAAGCAGCTTAAAGCAGAGCTGGTTCTTTTCAAAGGTCTTATGAGCAAT aaTCACTCAGATTTAGACAGTAAGATCCAGGAGAAGGCCATGAAAGTGGACATGGACATCTGTCGCAGGATCGACATTACGGCCCGCCTGTGTGACGTAGCACAGCAGAGAAATTGCGAGGATATGATTCAAATCTTCCAG CAAGTAGCCACACCTCCCTCAACTTTGACTCGCCACTCTCGAAAACCGGCACCACAGACAGTCAGAGGGAATGAGAGTGATGAACCAATAAGCATCTCACAGAGTGAGGAGAGCGACAATAAGGAGGCGGAGCTGTGTggctcatcagccaatcagatcaaTGAGGAAATGCAGAGGATGCTCAACCAGTT GCGTGAGAGTGAGTTTGAAGATGACTGTGATAGTCTGGCATGGGAAGAAACTGAGGAAACACTTTTACTCTGGGAGGATTTTCCAGGATGCTCCTTCAGCATTGAGACTCAAGGGGAG CAAGAGGAGTCCATAGAGAAAGTGATAAAGGACACTGAGTCTCTTTTCAAGTCCCGTGAAAAGGAATATCAAGACACCATAGACCAAATCGAg TTGGAGTTGGCAACAGCCAAGTCAGATATGAACAGGCATTTACATGAGTATATGGAGATGTGTAGCATGAAAAGAGGGCTGGACGTTCAGATGGAGACGTGCAGACGATTAATCACTCAGAGTGGAGACAG AAAGTCCCCTCCTCTCATTTCGGTTGCTGTGGAGGAGGGAGAGAATGCAGAGAGGGAGAGGAAGAAAGAAACTCCTGCAGCAAATTCTGACTGCACTGAACCGTATAATGACATGCAGTCAAACTCTGCTGTCCTGGACCAAACATGGAAAAAGTCTTAA